The following are encoded together in the Phaseolus vulgaris cultivar G19833 chromosome 9, P. vulgaris v2.0, whole genome shotgun sequence genome:
- the LOC137821349 gene encoding probable sugar phosphate/phosphate translocator At4g32390, which produces MGKGGSLSDGVVKKIVLSYTYVAIWIFLSFTVIVYNKYILDKKMYNWPYPVSLTMIHMSFCATLAFLLVRVFRLVEPVSMSRDVYLSSVVPIGALYSLSLWLSNSAYIYLSVSFIQMLKALMPVAVYSIGVLLRKESYKNDTMFNMLSISLGVGVAAYGEARFDTWGVLLQLGAVAFEATRLVMIQILLTSKGISFNPITSLYYVAPCCLVFLSVPWIFVEYPILRESSTFQFDFVVFGTNSFCAFALNLAVFLLVGKTSALTMNVAGVVKDWLLIAFSWSVIKDTVTPINLFGYGLAFLGVAYYNHSKLQALKAKEAQKKTAQADEEEGRLLEEREADGMDSREKKSVRGK; this is translated from the exons ATGGGAAAAGGTGGATCTCTGAGCGATGGCGTGGTGAAGAAGATCGTGCTATCGTACACCTACGTTGCCATATGGATCTTCCTGAGCTTCACGGTAATCGTGTACAACAAGTACATCTTGGACAAGAAGATGTACAACTGGCCCTACCCCGTCTCCCTCACCATGATCCACATGTCCTTCTGCGCCACCCTCGCCTTCCTCCTCGTCCGCGTCTTCCGCCTCGTTGAGCCAGTCTCAATGTCACGCGATGTCTACCTCTCATCGGTTGTCCCCATCGGAGCCCTCTACTCCCTCTCCCTGTGGCTCTCCAACTCCGCCTACATCTACCTCTCCGTCTCCTTCATCCAGATGTTGAAGGCTCTAATGCCCGTCGCCGTTTACTCCATCGGCGTCCTCCTCCGCAAAGAGTCCTACAAAAACGACACCATGTTCAACATGCTCTCCATCTCCCTCGGAGTCGGCGTCGCCGCCTACGGGGAGGCGCGTTTCGACACCTGGGGCGTCCTCCTGCAACTGGGCGCGGTCGCTTTCGAGGCCACTCGCCTGGTCATGATCCAAATCCTCCTCACCTCCAAGGGGATCTCGTTCAACCCCATCACCTCGCTCTACTACGTCGCCCCCTGCTGCCTCGTCTTCCTCTCCGTCCCCTGGATCTTCGTGGAGTATCCTATCCTCCGAGAATCCTCCACCTTCCAGTTCGATTTCGTGGTCTTCGGGACCAACTCCTTCTGCGCCTTCGCGCTCAACCTCGCCGTCTTTCTCCTGGTCGGGAAGACCTCCGCGCTGACCATGAACGTCGCCGGCGTGGTCAAGGACTGGCTCCTGATTGCCTTCTCGTGGTCGGTTATCAAGGACACTGTGACGCCGATTAATTTGTTCGGGTACGGGCTCGCGTTCCTTGGCGTGGCGTATTACAACCACTCCAAGTTGCAGGCGCTGAAGGCCAAGGAGGCGCAGAAGAAGACCGCCCAGGCCGATGAGGAGGAAGGGAGGTTGCTCGAGGAGAGAGAGGCCGACGGAATGG ATTCCAGAGAAAAAAAATCGGTACGAGGAAAATAA